One stretch of Helicobacter jaachi DNA includes these proteins:
- a CDS encoding acyl-[ACP]--phospholipid O-acyltransferase, whose product MRELWKIQGFSAFIIVAFINAFVDLGHKITIQNTLYKVYDGSDLTLLVSIVNALILLPFILLFTPSGFLADKYPKNIVMRVCAWVGVALTLLITFCYFMGWFWLAFIATLLMAMQSAIYSPAKYGFIKDLVGKDMLAWGNGAMQATAIVAILAGMSVFSLFFEMIYASSNLGFLAQKDEILQSVAPLGFVLVLCAVCELYFCYRLPTLTKSTQEVFDKDAYMKGTLLKQNLGILTSHKNIWLAVVGITIFWSISQLLLASFPTYAKATFFELNTFKVQMVIGCSGLGIIVGSIIAGRFSKNYIETGLIPLGAALVCLMCLLLLSFSSLMPYAIVFFLFGLGGALFIIPLNALIQFHAKEGELGKVLAGNNFVQNVGMLGFLCIGTLASLWDIDVSYLFYFCMIVAFVGAIYVVRLLPFSLVRMLVTLAFFQRYRLNVEGFENVPEQGGVLLLGNHISFIDWAMIQLALPRKVYFVMERSYYDRWYIRIFLDMFGVIPVSNAGSKKALESIANKLLEGHMVCLFPEGAISRHGHLNTFKGGFELAAKQLQSNQAVILPFYIRGLWGSAFSRSHEGFQERRKSFAKRNITIAFGECLDIHSSAERVKAKVFELSFSAWKAQCEALPTIGAAWIDSAKKWNSEIAIVDSLSGSMSYTRMLALTFILSKIFEHQAREKNVGIILPASLASALCNISLLLAAKSVVNLNFTAGARAINAAIESAEIKSIYTSKQFMQKLTDKGVELAIPDSVNIFYMEDLIERVKSNKLGFVYAMVEAILYPAFILKWLYVKPQQNTDVAAILFSSGSEGKPKGVMLSHLNIMSNILQISDVIHARNGDSILSSLPPFHAFGLTVTTLMPLIDGMLCVTHADPTDALGVAKAVAKNKVSVMCATSTFLGIYARSPKVDKMMFDSLRLVVAGAEKLKKDVKEAFVMKFNKEIYEGYGATETTPVASVNLPSEFDSANWELHKASKEGSVGMPLPGSAIRIVDPNTIEELPVGEDGLILIGGHQVMLGYLNDEQKTKDAIVEIDGIRWYKSGDKGHLDADGFIHIVDRYSRFAKIGGEMVSLGGIEEEIAKIIKKSEIDEGLKYSAVSVEDSKKGEMVVLLVSGDEGECQKLESSIKQAQIPALFKPSKILRVDSIPLLGSGKVDLKGAKDLAQSLLSAQ is encoded by the coding sequence ATGCGAGAATTATGGAAAATTCAAGGCTTTAGCGCCTTTATTATTGTGGCTTTTATTAATGCCTTTGTGGATTTGGGGCATAAAATTACCATTCAAAATACATTGTATAAAGTCTATGATGGCAGTGATTTGACATTGCTTGTTAGCATTGTTAATGCACTTATTTTACTGCCTTTTATTCTGCTTTTTACGCCCTCTGGATTTCTAGCAGATAAATATCCTAAAAATATCGTTATGCGTGTGTGTGCATGGGTTGGTGTGGCTCTTACATTACTTATCACATTTTGTTACTTTATGGGCTGGTTTTGGCTAGCATTTATAGCCACTTTGCTTATGGCTATGCAATCAGCCATTTATTCGCCTGCAAAATATGGCTTTATTAAGGATTTAGTAGGCAAAGATATGCTTGCTTGGGGTAATGGTGCGATGCAAGCAACAGCGATTGTGGCTATTTTAGCCGGAATGAGCGTATTTTCATTATTTTTTGAAATGATATATGCTAGTAGCAATTTAGGGTTTTTAGCCCAAAAAGATGAGATTTTGCAAAGTGTCGCACCTTTAGGATTTGTGCTAGTGCTGTGCGCGGTGTGTGAGCTGTATTTTTGCTACAGACTTCCCACACTCACAAAAAGCACACAAGAAGTGTTTGATAAAGACGCCTACATGAAAGGCACGCTATTAAAACAGAATCTAGGCATACTTACTTCGCATAAAAATATTTGGCTTGCGGTGGTGGGCATTACTATCTTTTGGTCTATTTCCCAACTGCTTTTAGCCTCTTTTCCTACTTATGCAAAGGCGACATTTTTTGAGCTAAATACTTTTAAGGTGCAAATGGTCATTGGCTGTTCGGGTCTTGGCATTATTGTGGGTTCAATTATTGCGGGTAGATTCTCAAAAAATTATATTGAAACAGGGCTTATCCCTTTGGGCGCTGCGCTTGTGTGCCTTATGTGTTTGCTGCTTTTAAGCTTCTCAAGTCTTATGCCTTATGCGATAGTGTTTTTCTTATTTGGTTTAGGCGGCGCACTTTTTATTATTCCGCTTAATGCCCTCATTCAGTTTCACGCTAAAGAGGGCGAGCTAGGTAAAGTGCTAGCGGGCAATAACTTTGTGCAAAATGTCGGTATGCTAGGCTTTTTGTGCATTGGCACTTTGGCATCTTTGTGGGATATTGATGTCAGCTATTTATTTTATTTTTGCATGATTGTGGCGTTTGTAGGCGCGATTTATGTCGTGCGACTTTTGCCTTTTTCGCTTGTTAGAATGCTTGTAACGCTTGCATTTTTTCAGCGCTATCGCCTTAATGTTGAAGGCTTTGAAAATGTGCCAGAGCAGGGCGGTGTGCTATTACTTGGGAATCATATTTCTTTTATTGATTGGGCAATGATTCAGTTAGCGCTACCTCGAAAGGTGTATTTTGTTATGGAGCGCAGCTATTATGATAGGTGGTATATCCGCATATTTTTAGATATGTTTGGCGTTATTCCTGTTTCAAATGCAGGGAGTAAAAAGGCTTTAGAATCTATTGCCAATAAACTCTTAGAGGGGCATATGGTTTGTCTTTTTCCAGAGGGCGCTATCTCACGACATGGGCATTTAAATACCTTTAAGGGTGGCTTTGAGCTAGCAGCAAAGCAGCTCCAAAGTAATCAAGCTGTGATTTTGCCCTTTTATATTCGCGGGCTGTGGGGGAGCGCGTTTTCTCGCAGTCATGAGGGATTTCAAGAGCGACGCAAAAGCTTTGCAAAGCGTAATATTACTATTGCTTTTGGCGAGTGTCTTGATATTCACTCAAGTGCGGAGCGTGTCAAAGCAAAAGTCTTTGAGCTTTCTTTTAGTGCGTGGAAAGCACAATGTGAGGCATTGCCAACTATTGGTGCGGCGTGGATAGATAGTGCAAAAAAGTGGAATAGTGAAATAGCGATTGTAGATAGCCTAAGCGGCTCTATGAGCTATACTAGAATGCTAGCCCTTACATTTATTTTATCAAAAATATTTGAGCATCAAGCGCGGGAGAAAAATGTAGGCATTATCTTACCTGCTAGCTTGGCTAGTGCGCTTTGCAATATCTCTTTGCTCCTAGCGGCAAAAAGTGTAGTAAATCTTAATTTTACCGCAGGCGCACGGGCTATTAATGCTGCTATAGAATCTGCAGAGATTAAAAGCATTTATACTTCAAAGCAATTTATGCAAAAGCTCACAGATAAGGGCGTGGAGCTAGCCATTCCTGATAGTGTGAATATCTTTTATATGGAAGATTTAATTGAGCGTGTGAAGAGCAATAAATTAGGCTTTGTTTATGCTATGGTGGAGGCGATTTTATACCCTGCGTTTATACTTAAATGGCTGTATGTGAAGCCACAGCAAAATACAGATGTAGCCGCAATTCTCTTTAGCAGCGGCAGTGAGGGCAAGCCAAAGGGTGTTATGCTCTCTCATCTTAACATTATGAGCAATATTTTGCAGATTTCAGATGTAATCCACGCGCGCAATGGAGATTCTATTCTCTCGTCTTTGCCGCCATTCCATGCCTTTGGATTGACCGTAACGACCCTTATGCCGCTCATAGATGGTATGCTTTGTGTAACGCACGCCGACCCAACAGACGCGCTAGGTGTGGCAAAAGCGGTAGCAAAAAATAAAGTAAGTGTGATGTGCGCGACTTCGACATTTTTAGGCATTTACGCGCGCAGCCCTAAGGTGGATAAGATGATGTTTGATTCTTTGCGGCTAGTGGTAGCTGGAGCAGAAAAGCTTAAAAAAGATGTCAAAGAAGCTTTTGTGATGAAGTTTAATAAAGAGATTTATGAGGGCTATGGTGCGACAGAAACCACCCCTGTGGCAAGTGTGAATTTGCCTAGTGAGTTTGATTCAGCCAATTGGGAGCTGCATAAGGCAAGCAAAGAAGGCAGTGTAGGTATGCCTCTGCCCGGAAGTGCTATAAGGATAGTTGACCCAAACACTATAGAGGAGCTGCCTGTGGGCGAAGATGGCTTAATTCTTATTGGCGGACATCAAGTCATGCTAGGTTATCTCAATGATGAGCAAAAAACCAAAGATGCCATTGTAGAAATTGATGGCATTAGGTGGTATAAGAGCGGTGACAAGGGGCATTTAGACGCTGATGGCTTTATACATATTGTGGATAGATATTCACGATTTGCTAAAATTGGCGGCGAAATGGTGAGCTTGGGTGGCATTGAAGAGGAAATTGCTAAAATTATTAAAAAAAGCGAGATTGATGAGGGGCTAAAATATAGCGCTGTGAGCGTGGAGGATAGCAAAAAGGGCGAAATGGTAGTGCTTTTAGTAAGCGGCGATGAGGGTGAATGCCAAAAGTTAGAATCTAGTATCAAACAAGCTCAAATTCCTGCACTCTTTAAGCCCTCTAAAATTTTGCGCGTAGATTCTATACCACTGCTTGGCTCGGGCAAGGTGGATTTAAAGGGCGCAAAAGATTTAGCCCAAAGTCTCCTAAGTGCGCAATAG